caaccattttttggaaacaaacaacatattttctcTTAGagacgaaaacctcttcctatttcattgcgtgcgtgaagacaaaaaactcaatcgtgtcaaattaccatgtatttcaggttcaaaccctttcctgaagaacattttccttgaataacaagaaaatgctttactattgccataaaagcTATCCAGCACatatatcataaaacatgatgaattcataaaggccaccttttccagcgaacaattttttggaacaaacaacatatttgctattacgaggcaaaaaccccttcccaTTTCATTACGTCcgtgaaaagaaaaaactcaatcgtgtcaaatatgcgcaatattacaacaaactaaaatttcaggatcaaaccgtttccacgaagaaccttttccttgaataatgaagcacaaaatacacgacaagctttctttcaaataattcttggctgtcacatttccaatttttttttacctgaagactgtgcagagttgatcacagatccacttaaggagttagattcgttctctgtctttgttgaacccataagttaccagagaattttccatttggtttcagtgtcctacataacagcacacttggcaaaatcttaaaaatgcagctcactttgatttcggctcgacgagcgacagattgttgtcgaagtccattactcgtcgctgttaagattccaccgcctgtcttgttcagtatccaaatgacttgccattattgagcttaataagggtatattttgttcaaagatccactaaaacgccattcgtgttacatgactttcggcgccattgccggttaagtttatcattctactgtgtccaccagagaaatctacgcatttccaccaccctctctatcctaagaaaatacgagcagaaggctccatgcacaaagataccacttagcaggggagtgacaggcaagacttttaccgacacgaaaaaaaaaaacaaaaaaaacaaataaaacaaacaaatcccacccaatttccgactgggattgccatactggcaacccagtaattgattgcctaactggtgaattcgacagtagattgcgctggaaaaaccgatttCACACTCattccttcgtgattcatgcgctCAGTCggttttcaggtgaaattaaccgtgaaattcgctagttaggcagcgaagaaaatgttacataattaagtccgggaaaaccaaaaggcggacagttccaaagccttttattttcactaatcctacagccagtaaaaataaacaagccaggggctccgcttttaggcttggctaaatctatatattaaatgaGTGTCTAACTGAAGTAAATAAAGAACTCTTTAAGGCCACACTTAAAGTAAAGGAAGATCACAGTTATGATCACATTTGGCCCTTAAATGGAAGGATTTATTTGCGGAGGGACCAAGACAGCTCTGTCGAAAGCAGAAAGATTTAGGATCTAAGAACATTTAAGAtttgcatacatacatacatacatacatacttaatttgTTAAAGCAGGTCGGTAGTGGCAGCTAaagagctgatgtggacctgctaaaCTTAATAATACAATTAAATCCTACCATATAAACCTACCAATTAAACTACAATACTTTTTAAGACTAGGATACAAACGTTAAtactaaagtaaaaaaaaaactgtctatttacaacaagagaaaataacctACTAATTTTAGATagattcaaaaaaaaaaaaatttaagaggTGTAAATACTAACGTTTAATAATACAAAAAGTTAATATCCTTATTAAGATTTACTGTAGTCCCTTtattaaatgttattttgttgAGGCTGGTTTTGTTGCGGTTCAGTGCTACTTTCAAAGCATCTAGCTTTTCCAAGTTGCTTGTCCTTCTATCCAGTGAATTCCATACCACAATCCCCCTATATGAGAAGCTATTTCTTCCTAACTCTGTTTTCTTCCGTCTCACCTCAAGTAATACACCTTTGCGCTTGGATTCAGTAAAAGTAAAGAATGGCAATAACCTATGGTTTAAGCCCTGCTTAACTTTAAAAACCTCTATAGCAAGCCTACGTTTGTAAAGGTATCTTAGATCTTGCCACTTGATATAGCTCACTACTTCACTTTCCAAATATTCTGAGGAACTCTATGGATAAATCTACCAACTTTAATATGTAAGTTCTCAATTTCATATAGCTTAGCCACAGAACAGTTGCCCCAGACAGATATGAAATATGTTATTTGTGGAATTACCGTTCTAAAATAAAATGCCTCTAGTAATTTGGGTGATAGATATCGCATTTTCTTTAGCACACGATACTGACCACTTAGTGATTTATGTGTCTTCTCTAACTGATCTCTCCATGTCAGTTTGTTGTCGATAACCACACCCACTAATTTCGTTTTCATTGTGTAGTCGATTTGTGTACCCCCATGCGTCACAGGCAACAGTGGGCCCACAAACTGATCACGTTGGATAATCATTACTTCGGACTTTCCAGAGTGCCGAGTCAGCTTATTTAGTCTGCAGAAAGCGCAGATCTCTTTAAAGAGACAATTCAATTTAATTGTAACATCATCAGGATTATCtccaattacaaaggcagtggtgtcgtctgcatacaGATGTAGCTCGCCTTGTGTTATGCAATCGGGGAAATCATTAACATAGATCGAGAACAGCCTAGGCCCAAGTAACGAACCTTGTGGGACACCGTATTTAACTTCTAATACAGGCGATTTCACTCCATTTAGTTCAACAAATTGGTGTCGATTCTATAGATAgctatttagccaatgaaaaaggttGCCACTAATGCCACAGGCCTGCAATTTATGGGACAAGATTGCTGGACAGACCGAGTCAAAGGCTTTCCGGAAGTCTATAAATATAGCGCCAATAACTTTTCCTTCATCGATATGATGATTCCAGGTTTCAGTAAGGTACACTAGGAGAGACTCTGATGATATACCTTTCCTGTAACCCCACTGGTTGTCATGCAGTACGTCATTCAGGTGCGGATCAATGGTATCACAGAGGACTGACTCTACAGCTTTACTAGGTATACTCAACATAGTCAGTGGCCTGTAATTCCCACAGTATGCACAGTCTCCACCTTTGTATAATACTTTAACTTTACCAATCTTCCACTGacttggatatttaccttgctCGTAGCTCATTTTGCTTAAATTTGAGATGCCATACGCAATTTCctttgaaacaattttcatttcttttgatGTTATACCATCACTCCCATGGGATTTTCGAATATTAAGTATTGCAAGTTTACTGCAAAAAACCTCATGACCAAATGATACATCCGAAATTGTTGGTGTAATCCTTGAGATGAATGACAGCCTATCCACAGTGGTGGTTGGAAAGTTAGAAGCTAATTTCTCACCCACTGTTGCAAAAAAGGAGTTCATGGTGGCTGATTTTTCATGATCATCATACACTAAAACATCATTGCTGTTTCTGACTGGGCCAATTCTCATGCTGCTTTTTCCTCCTCTTGTTAATTGGTTCATAATCTTCCAAAAGTCCCTTGATCCTTTACTGGTGGTGTTTAGCATATTTGTCCAGTACTCTGCCTCAGCACTTCTGAGAGCTTTGATTTCCTTATTTCTCAGTTCTTTGTACCTTACCCTATCCTCCAAGCTTCCTGTCCTCTGTGCTTTCAATAGTTGTTGATACCTTTGGTTCATGAGTTTTCTTATACTACCATTCATCCAGGGTAGAGACTTGGAGCGGACCTTTGCCTTTCTTTCTGGTAAAAATTCTAATTTAATGTCCTGATACAGAGCATTTGCCATCCAGTAGTTGTCATCAATATCATCAAAGACATTACAGGCATGCCATGGAATAAAGGCCACTTGTTGACTGAAGGTGTCTTGATTGCAGATTTTCCAGTCGATTGCCGACCTGATTACTGGTGGGACTCTTGTTTTAGATAATTTCAATACTGTGTGTATCAATCTGTGATCTGCAATACAAGTGTCAAATACCCCTGCCTTAACAACTTTGGTTTTGTCACTTATGATTGAGAGGTCAATTGATGTCTTTGTACTTTCCGTAATCCTTGTAGGTTCTTTGATGACATTTGTCAATGAAAACTTTCTCAGCACATTTGTGAGCTTTCTTCCTTGATCAGAGTCATTTACTTTAGCGACGGCCTCATGTCTCGTGTTACATAAcacatttctttttcttgcaaaTACAGTCAAGTTGCCTTTCCATCATACCGAAGAAGTTTGTGTCTTTCGGAGGTCTATACATAATTGACAATGCCAGGTTTTGTGAGTGGAATTTTAGCTCAGCCCATATTGCCTCCAGCGTATTTAGATTTGCAGGGAAGCAATTTTGAATCAAAACAATATCTAAACTTTCGGCATAGTATAGCACACAGCCTCCTCCTCCATCCTCCACTGGTCTGTCCTTTCGAAAGAATTTATACCCCGGAATCATGATATCTTCATCCCGACTTTTGCTCGTGAGCTTGCTTTCTGTAATACCCAGCACATCAAATTTCACCTTTTCTAATAACAACTGGACCTCCTGAAATTTCGTTGTTGTCGTTAGACCATTCGCATTGATATGGGCTACTTTCAAATGAGATTTATTACATGATATCCTCATATTTAGTTCTGAAAAGTGACAATCTTGTTGGGTACTTTCGGTTCTGTTCAGCTGAGTTGCTTGCAGAACAGGTTGTTGCGTTTCTGACAGGGATTCGTGGCATCTAGTACATGGCCAAACAATATTTGTAGCGTTTAGCAGCTCGTTGTAAATACGTGGAGGTACATTTTCACATTTAATGTGATACTTCAACTTACATGTGCTGCACACCAATGCTCTATGATTTCTGGCTACTGTTCGGCAACACGATGAGCACTTGTTTGAGTCCGAAGAAGTAGGACCAGGATTGGGATTAATGTCGccacttaataataatattgatagtGGAAACGTAGCCGATGAATTCGCGTAATATTTGTTCCGTGTGCTTAGGTAGCACTTCACTCGAGGAAgcgatccaagatggcggcgccatTCATCATGATCGTAAGGGAGAGACGGTAGATTTTCCACGTTTTGACCAGATGCCTGATGATAGTGACCTTATGCCTGCAATTCTTTCACTTTCACAGTCGATCTAAGACCAGAATGGCTTGCTACTAAGAAAAGGACTATGataaaaaagctaaaattgcAAGAgcaaaaactagcacttctgTCCGCCATTGCTCTCCCCAGTCCATACTTTCTATGTTTAGGCAAACACGTAGAAACCTCCGTGACAGTTGTTTTTGATTAGCGCGACAACCATGTTGAAATAGTTGCTAAGTGATGTAATGGTCTAGAACTGCAACGTAAAGGATCATGGGATTGAAAAGACACGTGCGTTGAGAAGTAGAAAAATATGTGTAGAAAGTTGTTTCAGTTGCTGTCATTAAATCGAAGAAAAGGACCTGGATTGTTACGTTGTGTGGGTTAATTGGAGTCAGATAGGTATTTGATGTCTTGTGTTGGTGTCTGAGCGTTTACGGAATCGAACATGGTGACCCCGACGACATGACTCGACCATTCGTTACGAGTGTTGAAACCATTGAAAATGAAGACGAAACAAATAGACCAGCTGAGGAGAGCTCGTACGGGATTAAGAGGCTGGATGACAACAGATTTCGACGCTGTTACTAACATTATTGAATCCCACTCACCTGAGGTTGAGAGAGTGGAAGAAAAGCTCGGTTCAATTGTTACAAGATTGCAGAAAGCCGAAGATTTGCAGATGGAGATCGAAAAGCTCTTGAACAACGACGATGAAGTACAGGCTGAAGTGGACGCTCAAGGTTACTGGTTTGATATGGTCAGAGAACGTATTCATAGAGTGAAATCGTGGTTAAAAAATCGGCAAAAGCAAGATTCGAGTGAGAAGGCAGAGAAAGTTAAACCTGTCACTTCAATTGTAAAGAATACGTCACGTACACCCAAAATGAAATTACCGAAGACCGATCTGAGAAAATTCTCGGGCGATGTTTTGGATTGGCCTGAATTTTGGGACATTTTCAGGGTAGCTGTGTATGATAACATTGATATACCTCCCGTACAGAAGTTTGTTTACCTAAAATCATTATTGACCGGTGAAGCAGCTGGATATATTGCTAACTATAAAACAGAAGAAGCAAACTACGAACTTGCTGTAGAGTGCCTTCAGTCACGCTATGGTAAGGATGACGTACAAAGGAACCGCCTCATGACAAAGTTAGCAGACATGAAACCAATTGATCAGTCAAACAAGGCGATGAGAGATACAGTAGATGAACTTTGTACAACTGTTCGAGCGCTTCAAGCACAAGGAGTTACTCCGGATCAATATGGAGCTTTATTGATGCCTTTGATTGAATCAAAGCTACCCAAGGACTGGAGATTGGAGTGGGCCCGACAGAAAACAACTGTGGGAAAGGACACCGTCAACTTCTCAAAGTTGTTAGAATTCTTGGAACAGGAACTGGAAATCCGGGAGAGTGCCGACCAGTCAGATGAGAAGAGCCAAACATCTAAGAATAAATCTACGGAAAGGGGAAAGTCACCGTTGCCGACTGCGTCAGGTTTAATGGCTAAATCTGTGACCTGCACCTTCTGCAAGGGTACACACAGTCCTAAAGAGTGCTCCGTACCGATGTCAGTTGAGGATCGCTTCAACAAGGTCAGAGAAGCCAAGGCTTGCTTTCGTTGTGCTCAAACTGGTCACCGAATGGTCGCATGCAAACATCGAAAACCATGCCAATGGGGACGAGGACCCCACATCCTACAAATGTGTAAGACAGGTGGAGAGAAAAATCCTGACGCTGGTAACCCTCTGTCGGGGAACACCACTAACCACCCAAGCTGGAACCCTGCTGCCCATCCATTTCTACCTAGCCAGAGTCAAACTCCGTCGACATCCCAGTCTCAACAAACAGCTGCTACGTCGTCTGCAAAGAATGCGGACATAAAGAGTGCTGGCGTGATGATGAGAATCGTGTGTATTGCAATAGGAAATGTAACCGTCAGAGCATTGTGTGACACTGGGGCCACGTATACGTTGATGTCACCTCAGTTGGCGTCTATTGTGCTGAAGAAAGTTGTTGGAAAACGCCGACTGCGGATTGAGACTCTCGGAGTTGTGTTGGATGGTGGATTTAATGTGGTTGAGGTGACGGCACAAGGAGTGAACATTGCCAGTACCTTCACCTTTCAGGCTGTGGTGATAAGTAATTTGACAGGTGTTTTTGAGAGGGTAGAACCTGAGTCGTATCTAGCTCTTCAGGAGGTTGTTGGCGGTCTTCCAATCCTTGCTGATCTCTCTGGTCCTGGTGCAGACAACATTGGAATTGTGTTTGGAGAAGATTGCTATGATAGTATTGTTCAAGGTATGACGTTGAAATTGAGGAATGGTCTAAAGGGAACGCCAACAATTTTCGGGTGGATTCTTCATGGTGGAGATAAGTCTATCCCAATTGCAGGCATGGCAGCTAGAGCTCATACCTACGCGGGGATGTCAGCGCTCAGTCGTATGTAACTTCTTAATAAGAGTTTATTCgaaccccacccccccccccccccctcccgcttttttttttactccacgACAGAAATTGGACGAAAATTATATACTGTAGTACCTTGGTAAATTGACTCTCTCACAGAAAATGTAATTAACCTCTAGTTTGCTtgtgctaaaaacaaaactcaagtCAAAGACGTTGACAGC
This genomic stretch from Montipora foliosa isolate CH-2021 unplaced genomic scaffold, ASM3666993v2 scaffold_470, whole genome shotgun sequence harbors:
- the LOC137989722 gene encoding uncharacterized protein — encoded protein: MKTKQIDQLRRARTGLRGWMTTDFDAVTNIIESHSPEVERVEEKLGSIVTRLQKAEDLQMEIEKLLNNDDEVQAEVDAQGYWFDMVRERIHRVKSWLKNRQKQDSSEKAEKVKPVTSIVKNTSRTPKMKLPKTDLRKFSGDVLDWPEFWDIFRVAVYDNIDIPPVQKFVYLKSLLTGEAAGYIANYKTEEANYELAVECLQSRYGKDDVQRNRLMTKLADMKPIDQSNKAMRDTVDELCTTVRALQAQGVTPDQYGALLMPLIESKLPKDWRLEWARQKTTVGKDTVNFSKLLEFLEQELEIRESADQSDEKSQTSKNKSTERGKSPLPTASGLMAKSVTCTFCKGTHSPKECSVPMSVEDRFNKVREAKACFRCAQTGHRMVACKHRKPCQWGRGPHILQMCKTGGEKNPDAGNPLSGNTTNHPSWNPAAHPFLPSQSQTPSTSQSQQTAATSSAKNADIKSAGVMMRIVCIAIGNVTVRALCDTGATYTLMSPQLASIVLKKVVGKRRLRIETLGVVLDGGFNVVEVTAQGVNIASTFTFQAVVISNLTGVFERVEPESYLALQEVVGGLPILADLSGPGADNIGIVFGEDCYDSIVQGMTLKLRNGLKGTPTIFGWILHGGDKSIPIAGMAARAHTYAGMSALSRM